The Tachysurus vachellii isolate PV-2020 chromosome 21, HZAU_Pvac_v1, whole genome shotgun sequence region GCACCTAGGCAGGGTGACGGGGCATTTGGGGTAAGACCCAGACTCGTTATATTTAGAGATTTGCGCAACCGATAATGTTCGAGAGGATGCTAAAGCTATTTTCGAACAGTTCTTgtgattttatacacacacacttagccgGAAATGTTCATGTATTGATGTAATGTGTTCCAGACCCCTTTGCTGATGCAACTAAGGGTGATGATCGGCTCCCAGCAGGGACTGAGGACTACATCCACATAAGAATCCAGCAGAGGAACGGCAGGAAGACTCTGACCACAGTGCAGGGCATCGCCGATGACTATGACAAGAAGAAGCTAGTCAAGGCCTTCAAGAAGGTCAGTGCCTTCAGTCATCATATGATTACAATAAATGGGATCTATGGTGTTATGTGAAATGTGCTTGTTCATgtacatgttttatatataataaacctttatgtttataattaaacCCTGAGGATTAACAACTTAATTTGTATTAGAATTGTTTATTGTGCTGTTAGTCCTTTATCCAATACACACGCGATCACTCACTTGACGTTATCTCCTGACTCGCCTCATATctgctgtgttttgtgtctctAACAGAAGTTTGCATGCAATGGGACAGTGATTGAACACCCTGAGTATGGTGAAGTGATCCAGCTGCAGGGAGACCAGCGCAAGAACATCTGCCAGTTCCTCACAGAGGTACATACATTCAGTGTACATCATACATGTGGTTCACAAAAGTATGAGTTTAATTACTTTGTGTTGGTGTCTGCCATGAAATGTACAGTTATTGTTCCTACGGCACACTGAAGTCAAGTTATTGACTTTTTGTCTTTTACACACAGATTGAACTGGCCAAAGAGGAGCAGCTCAAAGTCCACGGTTTCTAGAAGcacccccctcccctcccctatAAATTAACCTTTTCCACTTTTGGTttctccccccaccccccacccctccTCCCCAAAAATAAAGGTATAACCGAGATGATGACTCTAGCTCCGAATTGGAGATGCTGCTCCAGCATTGCTTCCTCACAGCTCAGATGGCTGACACCCAGTTGATTTGTCTCTTTCCTTTTTAGTTAATCGTGTgcttttcatctttgttttgtACAACATGTTTCAATAAAATCCTCAGATGCGACATTCGTCTCCTCTGATTTTGTCTCATTTGTCTCCTTCTCTGATTCTTTATAAATAATCCCACATTTCTTGGGCTTTGGGTTTGGTTAAGCCTCTCAAGACTAATAAAATAAGTATATGGGGTTAAAATCTTGCATGTAGGCAGTGTTCTTGTTacgtatgtgtttgtgtatatatctatTCGATGGACCACTGTTTTCTGACCCCCTTACTGggggtggggggaaaaaaaatgatttacatcatttaaaataaacttgtgGTGAAATTAACCTAAACTTGGGGATTGAGAGCAGCTATGACCTATGCACAGTTCAATACTGTATGGGTGAGGCAATAACATCGCACATTCACTGGACAGCGAAGGATGAATTTTGTTGTACTGGGAAACTTGTTTCCTTACTGTGCATCTGACAACAAATGCTTTAAATCTAAGTAACTATCTGAATAGACTAATCAGGTCTATGTAAATCTTAGATCACTTCCATGCTAAGTGCTGCTTATAGACTGGATGTGCTAAATGTGCAGTGGTTAGTAAAAGAGCAGGTTAAGCCTAGAGGTTTCTTTCCAAAGCAAGTCAGACCAGTAAAATGTAATGCTATTGTGTAATGTTTCTCATTTCCGAGGGGTGTTTGTGAGATGTGTCAACAGCTTCAGGAATAAAATATACTGCAACAAAACTAGCAACAATATTTTTTGTGATCATTACTGAAAGTAAGTCTTTTCTTTGATGAATTTAATGATGACTTTATGAAATTAACCCTACCCCTTAAAAAATCTGAGTCAGATTGTGCAAAGCCAATTAAAACCAAGCCGAAACTTACCTGGTCACCATGACAACTGGCTGCAGGCCAAAAGCCTCCATACTACTGCAATAAACAGCGTAAACCATGCAGCGATAGGCCACGCCCACGTCTGCTAGCGAACCAGcggagggagagagcgagagagagagacagacacacacacacagagagacagggatagagagagggagagagagagacacagacacacacacacagagagagagggagagagacagagagagacacgcacacacagagagagcgagacacagacacgcacacagagagacagggatagagagagagacacagacacacacacacagagagacagggatagagagagggagagagagagacacagacacacacacagagagacagggatagagagagggagagagagagacacagacacgcagatagagagagggagagagagagagacacagacacgcacacagagagacagggatagagagagggagagagagagagacacagacacgcacacagagagacagggatagagagagggagagagagagagacacagacacgcacacagagagacagggatagagagagagacacagacacacacacagagagacagggatagagagagacagacacacacacacagagacagagagaggcagagagagagagagagacagagacacacatagagagagagagacagagagagagacacgcacacagagagagagacagagagagagacacgcacacagagagagagagagacacagag contains the following coding sequences:
- the eif1 gene encoding eukaryotic translation initiation factor 1; the encoded protein is MSAIQNLQTFDPFADATKGDDRLPAGTEDYIHIRIQQRNGRKTLTTVQGIADDYDKKKLVKAFKKKFACNGTVIEHPEYGEVIQLQGDQRKNICQFLTEIELAKEEQLKVHGF